The following are from one region of the Nostoc cf. commune SO-36 genome:
- a CDS encoding lactonase family protein gives MNRYLFNRGNLKIYAVLLLSCRCSPTQRQVGAAHRRSKGAIAHNILVASVTRVVTVSLNGKFLYAAEYDDLAIVVFARDAQTGKLK, from the coding sequence TTGAACAGATATTTATTTAACAGAGGTAATCTAAAAATTTATGCAGTGCTGTTGCTCAGTTGTAGGTGTAGCCCCACCCAGCGACAAGTTGGCGCAGCTCACCGCAGATCCAAAGGTGCGATCGCACACAATATACTAGTAGCATCAGTAACTAGAGTTGTCACAGTCAGTCTCAACGGTAAATTCCTCTATGCAGCTGAATATGATGACTTGGCAATAGTGGTGTTTGCAAGGGATGCCCAAACAGGCAAGCTAAAATAA
- a CDS encoding MGMT family protein — protein sequence MAPSIMHLFTKVKLGSAMVELKILNLKVGHGIEGDINADTISPRQVLIVRSEDIFDLSIKPGELRENIVIQGIELDNFIPGSLLTFESGAVIRLTFHCEPCKRIAYLVESLKSIQSKRGILGVVIKSGKIHVGSNFQVQANKFPALSENPYERFLDFIIKIPSGKVVTYKQIIKAMGVDNSYLRAIPTYLKKTSVTSYPLHRILDSKGYLINYVGQQKNQLETEGVQVLSEANLVSDLNKNFVNIKDYLWEDGTLYFKIDIAINLILFSRLFCVMGGKILLLIKIIPDF from the coding sequence ATGGCTCCCTCAATCATGCATCTTTTTACTAAGGTAAAATTAGGTTCTGCAATGGTAGAGCTTAAAATATTAAATTTAAAGGTAGGTCATGGTATAGAAGGAGATATTAATGCCGATACTATAAGTCCTAGACAAGTTTTAATTGTTAGGAGTGAAGATATCTTCGACTTATCAATTAAACCAGGTGAGTTGCGAGAAAATATTGTGATTCAAGGTATAGAATTGGATAATTTTATCCCTGGCTCTTTACTAACCTTTGAAAGTGGTGCAGTAATTCGTTTAACTTTTCACTGCGAACCGTGTAAGCGAATAGCCTACTTGGTAGAATCATTAAAGAGCATCCAAAGCAAAAGAGGAATTTTAGGTGTAGTTATTAAATCAGGTAAAATTCATGTTGGTAGTAATTTTCAAGTTCAAGCTAATAAATTTCCAGCATTATCTGAAAATCCTTATGAACGATTTCTAGATTTTATCATCAAAATTCCCAGTGGAAAAGTAGTTACATATAAACAGATAATCAAAGCTATGGGAGTAGATAATAGCTATCTAAGAGCTATTCCTACATACCTTAAAAAAACCTCTGTTACTAGTTATCCGCTACATAGAATATTAGACTCTAAAGGTTATTTGATAAATTATGTTGGCCAACAAAAAAATCAATTAGAAACTGAAGGAGTCCAGGTTTTATCTGAAGCAAATTTAGTGAGCGATTTAAATAAAAATTTTGTCAATATTAAAGATTATCTATGGGAAGATGGCACTCTATATTTTAAAATAGATATTGCTATAAATTTGATCCTATTTTCAAGATTATTTTGTGTTATGGGAGGGAAAATACTTCTTCTCATCAAGATAATCCCTGATTTTTGA
- a CDS encoding PAP/fibrillin family protein has translation MNKQLLIKEKLQATLEKIKTKSDGSPVTDLQLDKILVEEIEQLTAELESVNPNLNPLLYATSLLEGAWQLQYSTAREIRSLVSLPLGLKLGKVYQVIDVANKLFFNLAKVKHPFGLVSGYVKVTASFEPAKEDLEPLPNKRINVYFDKRYLSIEKIVGINTPLLNPFKVVSANNPTSRTATLDITYLDETLRIGRGGDGSLFILTKSYDLPDSTLST, from the coding sequence TTGAACAAACAACTTTTAATTAAGGAAAAATTACAAGCCACTCTTGAGAAAATTAAAACCAAGAGTGACGGTTCTCCCGTGACCGATTTGCAGCTAGACAAAATCTTGGTCGAAGAAATTGAACAATTGACAGCAGAACTAGAGAGTGTCAATCCCAATCTCAATCCTCTTCTCTACGCTACTTCTTTGCTAGAGGGAGCTTGGCAACTGCAATACTCCACAGCCAGAGAAATCCGTTCTTTAGTTTCTCTCCCATTGGGATTAAAGCTGGGTAAAGTTTATCAAGTGATTGATGTTGCAAATAAATTGTTCTTCAATCTAGCTAAAGTTAAACATCCTTTTGGCCTAGTATCGGGATATGTCAAAGTAACAGCTAGCTTTGAGCCAGCCAAAGAAGATTTAGAGCCTCTACCGAACAAACGTATTAACGTTTATTTTGACAAACGTTACCTATCGATTGAGAAGATTGTTGGCATTAATACGCCCCTACTCAACCCATTTAAGGTTGTCTCTGCAAATAATCCTACTAGCAGAACTGCCACCCTGGATATTACTTATTTAGATGAAACCTTAAGGATTGGACGTGGGGGAGATGGAAGTTTATTCATTCTTACTAAATCCTATGATTTACCTGACTCCACCTTATCAACTTGA
- the surE gene encoding 5'/3'-nucleotidase SurE: MTIILTNDDGIDAPGIRALVKAVNGKNAIIAAPADHQSGCGHQVTTTRAINLQRRSETEYAIAGTPADCVRIALTQINADVKFVLSGINAGGNLGVDAYISGTVAAVREAAMHGIPGVAISQYRKAKQNFDWDMAAKFTVKVLEDLLKRPLEPGSFWNVNLPHLQPEEPEPNIVFCQACTRPLPVNYRIEGDDFYYVGEYSKRDRIPGSDVDICFSGNIAVTQLRV; this comes from the coding sequence ATGACTATAATTTTAACTAACGATGACGGCATTGATGCCCCCGGTATCCGAGCGCTGGTCAAAGCTGTAAACGGCAAAAATGCTATTATCGCTGCCCCTGCCGATCATCAATCTGGCTGTGGACATCAAGTGACTACTACTCGTGCTATCAACCTCCAACGACGTTCTGAGACTGAATATGCGATCGCAGGTACTCCCGCTGATTGTGTGAGAATTGCATTAACACAAATTAATGCAGATGTCAAATTTGTGCTTTCAGGTATCAACGCTGGCGGTAACTTGGGAGTAGATGCTTACATTTCTGGCACAGTTGCCGCCGTGCGGGAAGCTGCAATGCACGGGATTCCCGGAGTTGCCATTTCCCAGTATCGCAAAGCCAAGCAGAATTTTGATTGGGATATGGCCGCCAAATTCACAGTTAAAGTTTTAGAGGACTTACTTAAACGTCCCTTAGAACCGGGAAGCTTCTGGAATGTGAACTTGCCGCATCTGCAACCAGAAGAACCAGAGCCTAATATAGTGTTTTGCCAAGCTTGTACCAGACCTTTGCCAGTAAACTATCGAATTGAAGGCGATGATTTTTATTATGTAGGAGAATATAGCAAACGCGATCGCATTCCTGGTAGCGATGTGGATATATGTTTTTCTGGCAATATCGCGGTAACTCAGTTAAGGGTTTGA
- the psbZ gene encoding photosystem II reaction center protein PsbZ → MTIIFQFALISLVLLSFVLVVGVPVAYATPQNWVESKKLLWVGSAAWIGLVFLVGLLNFFVV, encoded by the coding sequence ATGACCATAATATTCCAATTTGCCTTGATAAGCCTAGTTCTATTGTCTTTTGTCCTGGTTGTTGGCGTCCCCGTTGCTTACGCCACTCCCCAAAATTGGGTTGAATCTAAAAAGTTACTCTGGGTCGGTTCCGCCGCCTGGATTGGTTTGGTATTTTTAGTTGGTTTGTTAAACTTTTTTGTCGTGTAG